A stretch of Synechococcus sp. WH 8020 DNA encodes these proteins:
- the infB gene encoding translation initiation factor IF-2 yields the protein MTSSGKVRIYELSKDLGLENKDVLDAAEKLSIAARSHSSSISETEAGKIRTLLKQGRSPVASAPAKPAPGKAILSVKKASSPAAPSMPSKPAAPTAPTAAKPSPKPSAPSRPEAPLPLIVQKPVSRQAAPQKPVSRQSTPVAAAPSAPTPRPKPVAAPAAPKASAPAPTASAPSSPARPTSTRPTPAPARPTGTSPVKRPGNQASSPRPTAPPARPQPKAPVNRGAPARPAPKPELVGRPQPKRAAPGAPVRQIGQRPGVSPRPSGPPGQRANMPQRPAGAQRPGAPTRPGNAPSKPGQPRSGASSLELVGKPIRRDGSNDGAGGRGDGQGRPSGAPRPGAPRPGGMPGMRKPVAPGELMQLQKPNSRPSAPPPRRVDGTPVATRSGEAAAGGAKATPPVSRPTATPPSAPRRPGFRPGPGAGGQRRPGRPDWDDSAKLEALRSKSPQKQRQKVHIIGENDDALTAETGGFAGERQAMVLSASLARPSKPRTKQKPAPKPVAAIRKRRKETARQRQRRRAMELRAAREAKQVRPEMIVVPEDNLTVQELADMLSIESSEIIKSLFFKGVIATVTQTLDMPTIEAVAQEFGVPVLQDDVEEAAKKTVEMIEDKDRAHLIRRPPVVTVMGHVDHGKTSLLDAIRQARVAAGEAGGITQHIGAYQVEIQHNDSPQRLTFLDTPGHEAFTAMRARGTKVTDVAILVVAADDGVRPQTLEAISHARAAEVPVVVAINKIDKEGASPDRVKQELSEQNLLAEDWGGDVVMVPVSALRGENIDKLLEMILLVTEVEDLQANPDRLAKGTVIEAHLDKAKGPVATLLVQNGTLRTGDVLAAGPVLGKVRAMVDDGGGRLKEAGPSCAVEALGFSEVPTAGDEFEVYPDEKSARAVVGDRASDARASRLAQQMASRRVSLTAMSGQAKEGELKELNLILKADVQGSVEAILGSLEQLPKDEVQVRVLLSAPGEVTETDVDLAAASGAVIVGFNTSMASGAKRAADANGVDVRDYDVIYKLLEDIQLAMEGLLEPELVEESLGEAEVRAVFTIGKSAVAGCYVTTGKLQRNCKVRVRRGKEIVFAGDLDSLRRNKDDVKDVATGFECGIGCDRFANWKDGDIVEGYKLVTQRRKLAT from the coding sequence ATGACCAGCAGCGGCAAAGTCAGAATTTATGAGTTGTCCAAGGACCTTGGCTTGGAGAACAAAGACGTCCTGGATGCCGCCGAGAAGCTGTCCATCGCCGCAAGGAGCCACAGCAGCTCCATCAGCGAAACAGAAGCCGGCAAAATCCGAACCCTCTTAAAGCAAGGTCGGAGTCCAGTCGCGTCTGCTCCTGCGAAGCCCGCGCCTGGAAAAGCAATTCTCTCGGTCAAAAAAGCATCCAGCCCAGCAGCCCCGTCCATGCCCAGCAAACCTGCGGCTCCTACGGCTCCTACGGCAGCAAAACCATCACCCAAACCTTCTGCGCCTTCACGGCCAGAGGCACCACTGCCTCTCATCGTGCAGAAGCCCGTGTCGCGTCAAGCAGCACCACAAAAGCCGGTGAGCCGACAAAGCACTCCCGTAGCGGCCGCACCCTCTGCGCCCACACCAAGGCCCAAGCCCGTGGCCGCGCCCGCGGCTCCAAAGGCGTCAGCCCCCGCCCCAACCGCCTCTGCCCCTTCATCTCCGGCAAGGCCCACCTCAACCAGACCGACACCTGCTCCGGCTCGCCCCACAGGCACATCACCCGTGAAGCGCCCTGGCAACCAAGCCAGCAGCCCACGACCGACCGCTCCGCCAGCCCGTCCTCAACCCAAAGCCCCGGTGAATCGAGGGGCACCGGCGAGACCCGCTCCCAAACCGGAGCTCGTGGGACGGCCACAGCCAAAGCGGGCGGCTCCTGGCGCCCCCGTTCGTCAGATCGGACAACGCCCAGGCGTGAGTCCTCGGCCAAGCGGCCCTCCAGGCCAGCGCGCCAACATGCCTCAACGCCCTGCAGGCGCTCAACGTCCGGGTGCCCCAACGCGACCTGGGAATGCACCGTCTAAACCAGGGCAACCTCGCTCAGGTGCGAGTTCCCTTGAGTTAGTCGGAAAACCCATCCGCCGAGACGGCAGTAACGATGGTGCCGGTGGCCGTGGAGATGGACAAGGACGTCCTTCTGGCGCACCAAGACCTGGAGCCCCCCGTCCTGGCGGTATGCCAGGGATGCGTAAGCCGGTGGCCCCCGGTGAGCTCATGCAGCTCCAAAAGCCAAACAGCCGCCCGTCAGCACCACCGCCTAGACGCGTGGATGGCACTCCTGTTGCCACGCGTAGCGGCGAGGCTGCCGCTGGTGGAGCTAAGGCCACTCCTCCTGTTTCACGTCCTACCGCCACTCCACCATCAGCGCCGAGGCGTCCAGGCTTCAGGCCTGGCCCAGGAGCTGGTGGTCAGCGCAGACCTGGACGGCCTGACTGGGATGACAGCGCAAAACTGGAAGCGCTACGCAGTAAATCACCCCAAAAACAGCGTCAAAAGGTCCATATCATCGGCGAAAACGATGATGCTTTAACCGCTGAGACCGGAGGCTTCGCTGGTGAACGCCAGGCGATGGTGCTGTCAGCCAGCTTGGCCCGTCCTTCCAAGCCGAGAACCAAGCAGAAGCCAGCTCCCAAGCCAGTTGCTGCGATCAGGAAACGGCGTAAAGAAACCGCACGTCAGCGTCAGCGTCGTCGCGCGATGGAACTACGTGCAGCTAGGGAGGCCAAACAGGTCCGGCCCGAGATGATCGTGGTCCCCGAGGACAATCTGACGGTGCAAGAGCTCGCTGACATGCTCAGCATCGAAAGCTCTGAAATCATCAAATCCCTGTTCTTTAAAGGTGTCATTGCCACGGTCACGCAGACCTTGGACATGCCAACCATTGAAGCTGTGGCACAAGAATTCGGCGTACCTGTGCTTCAGGATGATGTCGAAGAGGCGGCCAAGAAGACCGTCGAGATGATCGAAGACAAAGACCGAGCTCATCTCATTCGCCGTCCCCCCGTGGTCACTGTCATGGGCCACGTTGACCACGGGAAGACGAGCCTTCTCGATGCGATCCGCCAAGCCCGCGTCGCCGCTGGAGAAGCCGGTGGAATCACCCAACACATTGGTGCTTATCAAGTCGAGATTCAGCACAACGATTCCCCCCAGAGGCTCACCTTCCTGGACACTCCAGGGCACGAGGCGTTCACCGCCATGCGTGCTCGAGGCACCAAAGTCACTGACGTTGCCATCTTGGTGGTTGCAGCAGACGATGGGGTTCGTCCTCAGACCTTGGAGGCGATCAGCCATGCACGGGCGGCAGAAGTGCCGGTTGTTGTGGCGATCAACAAAATCGACAAAGAGGGAGCCTCCCCCGATCGCGTCAAACAGGAACTCTCTGAACAGAACCTACTGGCGGAAGATTGGGGAGGGGATGTGGTGATGGTGCCCGTCAGTGCCCTCCGCGGAGAAAACATCGACAAGTTGCTTGAAATGATTCTCCTCGTGACCGAGGTTGAGGATTTACAGGCCAACCCCGATCGACTCGCAAAAGGCACCGTGATCGAGGCCCATCTCGACAAGGCCAAAGGTCCTGTGGCCACATTGCTGGTTCAAAACGGCACGCTTCGCACTGGTGACGTCCTTGCCGCAGGCCCAGTTCTCGGCAAAGTGCGCGCCATGGTGGATGACGGCGGCGGCCGTTTGAAAGAGGCAGGTCCTTCCTGTGCTGTGGAAGCACTTGGTTTCAGCGAAGTGCCCACGGCAGGCGACGAGTTTGAGGTCTACCCCGATGAGAAGTCAGCACGCGCTGTCGTCGGCGATCGTGCCTCCGATGCCCGCGCCAGTCGTCTGGCGCAACAGATGGCCTCACGTCGCGTATCACTCACGGCCATGTCTGGCCAGGCCAAAGAGGGCGAGCTCAAAGAGCTCAATCTCATCCTCAAGGCCGATGTTCAAGGCAGTGTGGAAGCGATCCTTGGTTCGCTTGAACAGCTACCGAAGGACGAGGTCCAGGTCCGTGTCCTGCTGTCCGCTCCCGGCGAAGTCACGGAAACGGACGTGGATCTAGCGGCAGCCTCAGGAGCTGTGATCGTTGGATTCAACACCTCCATGGCGTCAGGTGCAAAACGAGCAGCAGACGCAAACGGCGTTGACGTTCGCGACTACGACGTCATCTACAAGTTGCTGGAGGACATCCAGTTGGCCATGGAAGGTCTCCTGGAACCAGAACTTGTGGAAGAGTCCCTTGGAGAAGCAGAGGTTCGAGCCGTTTTCACGATCGGCAAGAGCGCTGTGGCTGGTTGTTATGTCACAACCGGAAAACTTCAACGGAACTGCAAGGTGCGCGTGCGTCGCGGCAAAGAAATCGTCTTCGCTGGAGATCTCGATTCACTACGCCGCAACAAAGACGACGTCAAGGATGTGGCCACAGGGTTCGAATGCGGTATCGGCTGTGATCGCTTCGCCAATTGGAAGGACGGCGACATCGTTGAGGGCTACAAGCTCGTGACCCAGCGCCGCAAGCTTGCCACCTAA
- a CDS encoding glutathione S-transferase C-terminal domain-containing protein, which yields MAIHPLIVRGAREGWRWQWLRLMGGLGPADQEGHYRRPNSTPMQTLVLEKKALEARTSTTKPHLIVGRSCPWAHRVWLVFQLRGLSSSINLLKAEASHDEGRWRLEPTWLGCKSLLDLYKRCGAPPSYRATVPVLVDPGASPSDQPRLLGNDSTPLSAALCSWPAEETALNLAPRDLKPAIESWQELIQPSINDGVYRCGFARNQRAFDQASQALFSALEQVEESLQAKGPWLCGEQITLADVRLFPTLIRWELVYASLFGCSAKPLWMFPALWSWRQRFFVLPGVRESCDSKGWTQDYFGALFPLNPSGIVPDSPDLSRLIGAGVAQPE from the coding sequence ATGGCGATCCATCCACTGATTGTGCGCGGCGCTCGTGAAGGATGGCGCTGGCAATGGCTCCGCTTGATGGGAGGCCTAGGCCCTGCCGATCAAGAGGGCCACTATCGGCGCCCGAACAGCACGCCGATGCAAACCCTCGTCTTGGAGAAGAAGGCGCTCGAAGCGAGAACCAGCACGACCAAACCCCATTTGATTGTTGGCCGAAGTTGTCCATGGGCCCATCGTGTCTGGCTGGTGTTTCAACTGAGAGGACTCAGCTCAAGCATCAACCTGTTGAAGGCCGAGGCCAGTCACGACGAAGGGCGTTGGCGATTAGAGCCGACCTGGCTTGGTTGCAAGAGCCTGCTTGATCTTTACAAGCGGTGCGGCGCACCTCCCAGCTACCGAGCCACGGTGCCAGTCCTGGTTGATCCAGGTGCAAGCCCATCCGATCAACCCCGATTGCTGGGGAATGACAGCACCCCCCTCAGCGCAGCGCTGTGTTCATGGCCAGCAGAGGAGACAGCCCTCAATCTCGCCCCAAGGGACTTGAAACCTGCCATCGAGTCCTGGCAGGAATTGATCCAACCCTCGATCAATGACGGCGTGTATCGATGTGGATTTGCGCGGAACCAACGCGCCTTTGATCAAGCCAGCCAAGCCCTGTTCTCCGCTTTGGAGCAAGTGGAGGAGAGCTTGCAAGCCAAAGGGCCATGGCTCTGTGGCGAACAAATCACGCTGGCGGATGTCCGTCTTTTCCCCACGTTGATCCGTTGGGAACTGGTCTATGCCTCGCTCTTCGGCTGTAGTGCCAAACCGCTTTGGATGTTTCCAGCACTGTGGAGTTGGCGTCAACGCTTTTTTGTGCTTCCTGGGGTCCGTGAGAGTTGCGACAGCAAAGGGTGGACACAGGATTATTTCGGAGCACTCTTTCCCCTCAACCCCAGCGGAATTGTTCCAGATAGCCCTGACCTGAGCAGACTGATAGGGGCGGGAGTGGCACAACCGGAATGA
- a CDS encoding DUF2301 domain-containing membrane protein, with the protein MTTNINARADQSEPCFEGVYGTYCITLQDQQEVQRYRICLLICGLSFSAGLGQWILVGPQLAPLWLLPLALSLGLALRWIHIYLRPLHQALQLFWAAGCIGWLVLAIQSGPSEVFNAVESQPLWTLAIGPLFAALAGIGFKEFFCFRRPEAIGLTLLLPVALLGHLSGLLAGPAAMSMMAICSALLVLLALRKFGMEAAADVGDKSVFAYLEDLRKAKST; encoded by the coding sequence ATGACAACCAACATCAATGCAAGAGCAGATCAATCAGAACCCTGTTTTGAAGGGGTCTATGGCACTTATTGCATCACCCTTCAGGATCAGCAGGAGGTTCAGCGCTACCGAATCTGCTTGCTGATCTGTGGCCTGAGCTTCAGTGCTGGACTCGGGCAATGGATCCTGGTAGGGCCCCAACTGGCGCCCCTATGGCTATTGCCCCTGGCCCTCTCGCTAGGCCTGGCCTTGCGCTGGATTCACATCTATTTGCGCCCTCTCCATCAAGCCCTTCAATTGTTTTGGGCTGCTGGATGCATCGGCTGGCTGGTCTTAGCCATCCAGTCAGGTCCATCTGAGGTTTTCAACGCAGTCGAGAGCCAACCGCTATGGACCCTTGCGATTGGTCCACTCTTTGCAGCCCTGGCAGGCATCGGCTTCAAGGAATTCTTTTGCTTCAGACGCCCAGAGGCCATCGGACTCACCCTGCTTCTGCCAGTGGCACTCCTTGGTCATTTGAGCGGCCTGCTTGCGGGTCCTGCAGCCATGAGCATGATGGCGATTTGCTCAGCTCTTCTCGTGCTTCTTGCGTTGCGCAAATTCGGAATGGAAGCCGCTGCCGACGTTGGAGATAAGAGCGTATTTGCTTATCTGGAAGATCTGCGTAAGGCCAAGAGCACGTGA
- a CDS encoding SDR family NAD(P)-dependent oxidoreductase, which translates to MISIDLSGGLVVVTGGAGSIGRAIARQAAQAGASIAVCDTNIEEVEAVAAQIRTNGAVAKSFEMDVTDQVVVKQVMDRAVKELGPLRGLVTAAGVLRTGPLSSQSHEDWQRVMAVNVDGTLHAVQAAIPHLESTHGSIVTLGSVSAFIGSADGGAYTTSKGAVLSLSYAAAGELAPRGIRVNNVAPGWVDGGFTHQALAASDNPERLRERASALHPLGRMASTSDVANAVIWLLSNQAAFITGSMLLVDGGFMIQHNS; encoded by the coding sequence ATGATCTCAATTGATCTCAGCGGCGGGTTGGTGGTGGTGACCGGCGGAGCAGGATCCATTGGCCGTGCCATCGCCAGGCAGGCCGCTCAAGCGGGTGCCTCCATCGCCGTCTGCGACACCAACATCGAGGAGGTGGAAGCCGTTGCTGCCCAGATCAGAACCAACGGTGCAGTCGCAAAGAGCTTCGAGATGGACGTCACCGATCAGGTGGTGGTGAAACAGGTGATGGACCGCGCCGTCAAGGAGCTCGGCCCGCTTCGAGGACTTGTCACCGCTGCGGGAGTGCTGCGCACTGGCCCTCTCTCCAGCCAGAGCCATGAAGACTGGCAGCGTGTGATGGCTGTGAATGTGGACGGTACTCTCCATGCCGTGCAGGCTGCCATTCCTCATCTGGAATCGACGCACGGCTCAATCGTGACCCTGGGTAGTGTCTCGGCATTCATCGGCTCAGCGGATGGAGGGGCTTACACCACTTCCAAGGGTGCCGTGCTCAGCCTCAGTTACGCAGCGGCCGGAGAACTGGCGCCAAGGGGGATCCGCGTGAATAACGTGGCGCCGGGATGGGTGGATGGCGGTTTCACCCATCAGGCCCTTGCAGCAAGCGACAACCCAGAGCGCCTCAGGGAGAGGGCCTCTGCGCTGCACCCCCTGGGTCGGATGGCTTCGACGAGCGATGTTGCCAACGCGGTGATCTGGTTGCTGTCCAATCAGGCAGCTTTTATCACCGGCTCAATGCTGCTGGTTGACGGTGGATTCATGATCCAGCACAACAGCTAG
- a CDS encoding DUF3493 domain-containing protein, protein MSDHDSQRQLDPELKARLLQEARTPWRTLRRLLWLALFASGGLGLFVMTFKVTAGDTVVLADLGIQIGAVVLFGSLLWFDRSREP, encoded by the coding sequence TTGAGCGACCACGACTCTCAAAGACAGTTGGATCCAGAACTAAAGGCGCGGCTCTTACAGGAGGCTCGCACTCCCTGGCGGACGCTACGGCGCTTGCTCTGGCTCGCTCTCTTCGCTTCCGGCGGCCTGGGTCTGTTCGTCATGACCTTCAAAGTCACTGCTGGAGACACTGTTGTCCTCGCTGACCTGGGGATCCAGATCGGCGCTGTTGTTTTGTTCGGCAGCTTGCTCTGGTTCGACCGCAGTCGAGAGCCCTGA
- a CDS encoding phosphoribosyltransferase family protein codes for MSAKQRQEMTRQILESSGTLIENDHFVYASGDHGSGWVAKDLINLRPELAHQLGQLLGEEIRDQGFRPDVICGPAIGGVICAQYVALALKTRCVFAERLLGKTGKTEKFEIKRGYDEIIRGQSVLIVDDVVNTGFSVRLTCEAVVQSGGHPIGIAAYVNRGNVGAADLGVENFIFLDEILLPSWPADECPLCQAGVPVNVRYAHGSEFVVSEQVHLMS; via the coding sequence ATGTCTGCGAAGCAGAGACAGGAAATGACAAGACAAATCCTCGAATCAAGTGGAACGCTGATCGAAAATGACCACTTTGTGTATGCTTCAGGAGATCATGGCTCCGGATGGGTTGCTAAGGATCTTATTAACTTAAGGCCGGAACTTGCCCATCAGCTTGGTCAACTTTTGGGCGAAGAAATTCGAGATCAAGGCTTCAGACCTGACGTGATTTGTGGCCCTGCTATTGGCGGTGTTATTTGTGCTCAATATGTAGCTTTGGCGCTTAAGACTCGTTGCGTATTTGCGGAGCGTCTGCTTGGTAAGACAGGAAAAACAGAAAAGTTTGAGATTAAGCGTGGATATGATGAGATTATTCGAGGTCAGTCTGTGCTGATTGTTGATGATGTTGTTAATACTGGGTTTTCAGTTCGTCTTACCTGTGAGGCAGTCGTTCAATCAGGCGGCCATCCGATCGGCATTGCGGCGTATGTGAATAGGGGCAATGTAGGGGCGGCAGATCTTGGGGTGGAGAATTTCATTTTTTTAGATGAAATTCTCCTTCCCTCCTGGCCCGCTGATGAATGCCCCCTTTGTCAAGCTGGGGTTCCAGTCAATGTGCGCTACGCGCATGGATCTGAATTCGTAGTCAGTGAACAGGTCCATCTGATGTCATGA
- a CDS encoding HIT family protein, which produces MASNPNRAASHDLPVGLEDCAICALHSDVDRLSEVEIWRNPLWLLRHHPDPSPLLGWCLLDARRHIAGPIDFVDEEAREWGNVVQKASRLIQHFTGCDRVYAVAFGEGARHLHLHLIPRFQEDQRSAAWSVADLYRDVEAGRELPAQIENVQEFLVAARLQAQNSFMA; this is translated from the coding sequence ATGGCATCCAATCCGAATCGAGCCGCTTCTCATGATTTGCCTGTTGGCTTGGAAGACTGCGCTATTTGTGCACTTCACTCCGATGTAGATCGTCTTTCCGAGGTGGAAATTTGGCGTAATCCTCTCTGGCTGCTGCGTCATCATCCCGATCCGTCCCCTTTGCTGGGATGGTGCTTGCTGGATGCCCGTCGTCATATTGCGGGTCCGATCGACTTTGTGGATGAGGAAGCACGTGAATGGGGCAACGTGGTTCAAAAAGCATCAAGGTTGATTCAGCACTTCACTGGTTGCGACAGGGTTTACGCCGTCGCTTTTGGTGAGGGTGCACGCCATCTTCACCTGCATCTCATCCCTCGGTTCCAGGAGGATCAGCGCAGTGCGGCATGGAGTGTGGCTGATCTGTATCGCGATGTCGAAGCAGGTCGAGAGCTCCCTGCTCAGATTGAAAATGTTCAAGAATTTCTTGTGGCTGCTCGCCTTCAAGCTCAGAACAGTTTCATGGCTTGA
- a CDS encoding aspartoacylase, whose protein sequence is MPSPRVLVVAATHGNEINAPWLLEQWQQQPHLIQTHGCEVLPVIGNPDAYAEGCRYLDRDLNRSFRPDLLQQVGAERIPSSKVDREVQRAFDLVSRYGVGGIDACGVVIDLHTTTSSMGNSLVVYGRRPADLALAALVQGRLGLPIYLHEADPVQQGYLVESWPCGLVIEVGPVPQMVRHHKILTQTRLALEAVLEACSDVLACRARYPRQLVVHRHLGSLDLPRSPSGSPDAFLHPRRQGSDWQPLRIGDPLFQKADGSCVVYEGSDGQIPLFINEAAYAEKAIALSLTLRECWPLSLEWTEALQAQLSAG, encoded by the coding sequence ATGCCAAGCCCTCGAGTGCTTGTAGTGGCCGCAACCCATGGGAATGAGATCAATGCGCCTTGGCTGTTGGAACAGTGGCAGCAGCAGCCGCATTTGATTCAGACCCATGGATGCGAGGTTCTCCCGGTGATCGGCAATCCCGATGCCTATGCAGAGGGTTGTCGTTATCTCGACCGTGATCTCAATCGCTCTTTTCGGCCTGATCTTCTGCAGCAGGTTGGTGCAGAGCGGATTCCATCCTCCAAGGTGGATCGCGAAGTTCAGCGTGCCTTCGATCTGGTTAGCCGTTACGGAGTAGGGGGCATCGATGCCTGTGGGGTGGTGATTGATCTCCACACCACCACGTCCTCGATGGGTAACTCACTGGTGGTCTATGGGCGTCGCCCTGCTGATTTGGCGTTGGCGGCCCTCGTTCAGGGACGTTTGGGCCTACCCATTTATCTCCATGAAGCCGATCCAGTTCAGCAGGGATATTTGGTGGAGAGTTGGCCCTGCGGCCTGGTGATCGAAGTGGGGCCCGTTCCTCAGATGGTGCGTCACCACAAAATTCTGACGCAAACTCGTCTAGCTCTCGAGGCCGTTCTTGAGGCCTGCTCTGATGTGTTGGCCTGCCGAGCCCGCTATCCAAGGCAATTGGTGGTTCATCGCCATCTAGGGAGTCTTGATCTCCCACGCTCCCCATCCGGTTCACCCGACGCCTTCCTTCATCCTCGGCGGCAGGGTTCGGACTGGCAGCCCCTGCGTATCGGCGATCCGCTTTTTCAGAAGGCTGATGGCAGCTGCGTTGTTTATGAGGGATCTGATGGCCAGATCCCGCTCTTTATTAACGAAGCGGCTTATGCCGAGAAGGCCATTGCGTTGAGCCTCACTCTCAGAGAGTGCTGGCCTCTGTCTTTGGAATGGACAGAGGCACTTCAAGCGCAGCTATCAGCGGGGTGA
- a CDS encoding DUF389 domain-containing protein, with product MASIEPSKLDRMKRSFSSDAALDEVFIVLSIGAGLIATLGLLANSPAVVIGAMVVAPWIMPLRAAAFAVLFGDIPLLTRSLRTLMVGVCATALLSMVLGKLAGLPHFGSEVEARISPNLLDLGIALVAGGLATYAKLRSDAVSSLAGTAIAVALVPPVCVMGLLLSHADWEDALGAGLLFATNLLGILTGGLVLMACRDSYFRQELRRSQLGAASFALTGLLLIPLGTSFINLLVQAKNENTRESVGKTIAQFLTRETLTFGDKKKIDIEKVDIDWDQNPPVIRVIVRVADPERPTFKQVSAVQEEINKRQDVRFRLVVERTAVDIVGPKEQPNIQGPPSKQLIDAHTKTQPLKDTKPVDKMRPFREAPIIEKLPFLDNMQSSKEDNKNILNSTIKPEAIKAPELPLDSQTPDQTLD from the coding sequence ATGGCCAGCATCGAACCCAGCAAGCTCGATCGCATGAAACGCAGCTTTAGCAGCGATGCAGCACTTGATGAAGTGTTCATCGTGCTGAGTATCGGCGCGGGACTCATCGCAACTCTGGGTTTACTCGCCAACAGCCCCGCCGTCGTGATCGGCGCGATGGTCGTGGCTCCATGGATCATGCCGCTAAGAGCTGCCGCTTTTGCCGTGCTCTTTGGCGACATTCCCCTACTCACCCGTTCCTTGCGGACGTTGATGGTGGGCGTATGCGCTACCGCTCTCCTATCCATGGTGCTGGGGAAGCTGGCCGGATTGCCTCATTTCGGCTCGGAAGTCGAAGCGCGGATATCACCAAACCTTCTCGACTTAGGGATCGCCCTTGTGGCCGGTGGACTGGCCACGTACGCCAAGCTTCGCAGTGATGCCGTGAGCTCACTTGCAGGAACGGCCATTGCAGTTGCGCTCGTACCACCTGTCTGTGTGATGGGACTTCTTCTATCCCATGCGGATTGGGAAGACGCATTGGGAGCTGGCCTCCTATTTGCCACCAACCTTCTTGGAATCTTGACCGGCGGATTGGTCTTAATGGCCTGCAGAGATTCCTACTTTCGCCAAGAACTCAGGCGAAGCCAGTTAGGAGCCGCAAGCTTTGCACTCACCGGTTTATTACTGATTCCGCTAGGGACAAGTTTTATCAATCTCCTTGTCCAAGCGAAAAACGAAAACACACGCGAATCAGTAGGAAAAACCATTGCACAATTCCTAACGCGGGAGACCTTAACCTTTGGCGATAAAAAGAAGATTGACATCGAGAAAGTAGACATTGACTGGGATCAAAACCCACCTGTCATCCGAGTGATCGTGCGTGTTGCAGACCCAGAGCGTCCAACATTCAAACAAGTTTCAGCCGTTCAAGAAGAAATCAATAAACGGCAAGATGTTCGATTTCGACTTGTCGTGGAACGCACAGCTGTTGACATCGTCGGCCCCAAAGAACAGCCCAACATTCAAGGCCCTCCCTCTAAACAACTCATCGATGCACACACAAAGACTCAGCCATTGAAGGACACAAAACCCGTTGACAAAATGAGGCCTTTCAGAGAAGCACCCATAATCGAGAAATTACCTTTTCTCGACAATATGCAATCCTCAAAGGAGGACAATAAAAACATTCTCAACTCAACAATTAAACCCGAAGCAATCAAGGCACCAGAACTGCCTCTTGACAGTCAAACTCCGGATCAAACCCTGGATTAA